In the Scomber japonicus isolate fScoJap1 chromosome 18, fScoJap1.pri, whole genome shotgun sequence genome, one interval contains:
- the lin7b gene encoding protein lin-7 homolog B isoform X1, which translates to MMSSYYHTAKEADMAAMTEPLCLERDVCRVIELLDRLQRSGELPPPKLQALQRVLQSKFCAAIREVYEQLYDTLDIVGGPEVRAQATAKATVAAFAASEGHAHPRVVELPKTEEGLGFNIMGGKEQNSPIYISRVIPGGVADRQGGLKRGDQLLSVNGVSVEGEHHEKAVELLKAAQGSVKLVVRYTPKVLEEMEARFEKMRSARRRQQHTSYSSLESRG; encoded by the exons ATGATGTCCTCTTACTACCACACTGCCAAGGAAGCAGACATGGCGGCCATGACTGAGCCGCTCTGCCTAGAGAGAG atgttTGCAGGGTGATCGAGCTGCTGGACCGGCTGCAGCGTAGCGGTGAGCTTCCTCCCCCCAAACTGCAGGCCCTACAGAGAGTCCTACAGAGCAAATTCTGTGCCGCCATCAGAGAG GTATACGAGCAGCTGTATGACACTCTGGACATTGTAGGAGGACCAGAGGTGCGAGCACAGGCAACAGCAAAG GCAACAGTGGCTGCCTTCGCAGCCAGTGAGGGTCACGCCCACCCACGGGTGGTGGAGCTGCCCAAGACGGAAGAGGGTTTGGGCTTCAACATCATGGGGGGCAAAGAGCAGAACTCCCCCATATACATCTCCAGAGTGATTCCTGGGGGGGTCGCCGACCGCCAGGGAGGGCTGAAAAGAGGAGACCAACTGTTGTCTGTCAATGGAGTG agtgtTGAGGGAGAGCACCACGAGAAGGCTGTGGAGCTGCTGAAGGCTGCGCAGGGTTCAGTGAAGCTGGTGGTCCGCTACACCCCGAAGGTcctggaggagatggaggctcGCTTTGAGAAGATGAGGAGTGCCCGGAGACGACAGCAGCACACCAGCTACTC CTCTCTGGAGTCCAGGGGCTAG
- the lin7b gene encoding protein lin-7 homolog B isoform X2 gives MAAMTEPLCLERDVCRVIELLDRLQRSGELPPPKLQALQRVLQSKFCAAIREVYEQLYDTLDIVGGPEVRAQATAKSVEGEHHEKAVELLKAAQGSVKLVVRYTPKVLEEMEARFEKMRSARRRQQHTSYSSLESRG, from the exons ATGGCGGCCATGACTGAGCCGCTCTGCCTAGAGAGAG atgttTGCAGGGTGATCGAGCTGCTGGACCGGCTGCAGCGTAGCGGTGAGCTTCCTCCCCCCAAACTGCAGGCCCTACAGAGAGTCCTACAGAGCAAATTCTGTGCCGCCATCAGAGAG GTATACGAGCAGCTGTATGACACTCTGGACATTGTAGGAGGACCAGAGGTGCGAGCACAGGCAACAGCAAAG agtgtTGAGGGAGAGCACCACGAGAAGGCTGTGGAGCTGCTGAAGGCTGCGCAGGGTTCAGTGAAGCTGGTGGTCCGCTACACCCCGAAGGTcctggaggagatggaggctcGCTTTGAGAAGATGAGGAGTGCCCGGAGACGACAGCAGCACACCAGCTACTC CTCTCTGGAGTCCAGGGGCTAG